In Cicer arietinum cultivar CDC Frontier isolate Library 1 chromosome 7, Cicar.CDCFrontier_v2.0, whole genome shotgun sequence, a single window of DNA contains:
- the LOC101507367 gene encoding cyclin-T1-3-like isoform X2 has protein sequence MFLAGKVEETPRPLKDVILVSYEIIHKKDPAAVQRIKQKEVYEQQKELILLGERVVLATLAFDFNMHHPYKPLVEAIKKFKVAQNALAQVAWNFVNDGLRTSLCLQFNPHHIAAGAIFLAAKFLKVKLPSDGDKVWWQEFDVTPRQLEEVSNQMLELYEQNRTAPSNNVEGTAGGGNQKASTFKDEAATTNSNLYTGAPITRYETSKPTISKIFIDSTPNHVVHPVSGHGKHGFYGSTETKLRAEDDAKGIFHLKQEPAPHKENLQEAQEMVRSQSGSGKEQKINVQSGDLNHRDAVFTRPPQEAIIKIDRDKVKAALEKRKKASDRITKRTEIMDEDDLIEREIEDGIELASSQTEKNKQDKVQQDKVRNWSKALDRSDYENMQHGKQPDHAEEHLQGLKVLPSCETDRGAVEEGEVSSFHCIDFGVQSPKSSNNKRKAGSSPNKEREGKKLHNYSSETPHHSRFDHIENRNKLSGLGHADRDSKRHVQENHI, from the exons ATGTTTCTTGCTGGGAAGGTTGAAGAAACTCCTCGCCCTCTAAAAGATGTTATTCTTGTTTCATATGAAATTATACACAAGAAGGATCCTGCAGCTGTTCAGAGGATCAAACAAAAG GAAGTGTATGAACAGCAGAAGGAATTAATTTTACTTGGAGAGAGGGTTGTTCTTGCAACTCTTGCTTTTGATTTTAATATGCACCATCCTTATAAACCTCTTGTTGAGGCAATAAAGAAATTCAAAGTTGCTCAGAATGCCCTTGCTCAAGTTGCATGGAATTTTGTTAATGATGG ATTAAGGACATCTCTTTGCCTGCAATTTAATCCCCATCACATTGCAGCTGGAGCCATATTCCTTGCTGCAAAGTTCCTCAAAGTAAAGCTCCCATCCGATGGGGATAAGGTTTGGTGGCAAGAGTTTGATGTCACTCCCCGCCAGTTGGAGG AAGTTAGTAATCAAATGTTGGAGCTATATGAACAAAATCGAACAGCGCCATCAAATAATGTTGAAGGAACTGCAGGAGGTGGCAATCAAAAAGCTTCAACATTCAAGGATGAAGCTGCAACCACAAACAGTAATTTGTATACCGGAGCCCCAATTACAAGATATGAAACATCAAAACCTACAATATctaaaatttttattgattcgaCTCCTAATCATGTTGTGCACCCTGTAAGCGGTCACGGTAAACATGGCTTTTATGGGAGCACAGAAACAAAACTCAGGGCAGAAGATGATGCTAAAGGCATTTTTCATCTCAAGCAGGAACCTGCACCACATAAAGAAAACTTGCAGGAAGCTCAGGAGATGGTGAGATCTCAATCAGGTTCTGGTAAAGAGCAAAAAATCAATGTTCAGAGTGGTGACCTAAAtcacagagatgctgtattcacCCGGCCACCGCAGGAAGCTATCATAAAAATTGACAGAGACAAGGTAAAAGCTGCCTTAGAGAAGCGCAAGAAAGCATCTGATCGTATAACTAAAAGAACTGAGATAATGGATGAAGATGATCTGATTGAGAGAGAAATTGAAGATGGAATTGAACTGGCTTCTTCTCAGACTGAGAAGAATAAACAGGATAAGGTTCAACAGGATAAGGTTCGAAACTGGTCTAAAGCCTTAGACAGATCAGATTATGAGAATATGCAGCATGGAAAGCAACCAGATCATGCAGAAGAGCATCTTCAAGGGCTTAAGGTTCTGCCATCATGTGAAACAGATCGAGGTGCGGTAGAGGAAGGGGAGGTTTCGTCATTTCATTGCATTGACTTTGGGGTTCAATCACCCAAGTCAAGCAACAACAAGAGAAAAGCAGGGAGCTCACCCAACAAAGAAAGGGAAGGGAAAAAATTGCATAATTATAGCTCTGAAACTCCCCATCATAGTCGCTTTGATCATATAGAAAATCGAAACAAGCTCAGCGGGTTGGGACATGCTGATAGGGACAGCAAAAGGCATGTACAGGAAAATCACATTTGA
- the LOC101507367 gene encoding cyclin-T1-3-like isoform X1 — translation MAGLLLGDITHNGTYHGDSQRCSQENPEDGSRWYFSRKEIEENSPSKLDGVDLKKEAYLRKSYCSFLQDLGMRLKVPQVTIASAIIFCHRFFLRQSHAKNDRRIIATVCMFLAGKVEETPRPLKDVILVSYEIIHKKDPAAVQRIKQKEVYEQQKELILLGERVVLATLAFDFNMHHPYKPLVEAIKKFKVAQNALAQVAWNFVNDGLRTSLCLQFNPHHIAAGAIFLAAKFLKVKLPSDGDKVWWQEFDVTPRQLEEVSNQMLELYEQNRTAPSNNVEGTAGGGNQKASTFKDEAATTNSNLYTGAPITRYETSKPTISKIFIDSTPNHVVHPVSGHGKHGFYGSTETKLRAEDDAKGIFHLKQEPAPHKENLQEAQEMVRSQSGSGKEQKINVQSGDLNHRDAVFTRPPQEAIIKIDRDKVKAALEKRKKASDRITKRTEIMDEDDLIEREIEDGIELASSQTEKNKQDKVQQDKVRNWSKALDRSDYENMQHGKQPDHAEEHLQGLKVLPSCETDRGAVEEGEVSSFHCIDFGVQSPKSSNNKRKAGSSPNKEREGKKLHNYSSETPHHSRFDHIENRNKLSGLGHADRDSKRHVQENHI, via the exons ATGGCTGGTTTGTTGCTTGGTGATATCACTCATAATGGAACATATCATGGTGATTCTCAAAGATGTTCTCAGGAGAATCCTGAGGATGGTTCTCGATGGTACTTTTCTAGAAAGGAGATCGAAGAAAATTCACCTTCGAAACTAGACGGTGTCGATTTGAAGAAAGAAGCATACCTACGGAAATCATACtgttcctttcttcaagatttaGGCATGAGACTTAAAGT ACCTCAGGTAACTATTGCCTCAGCTATAATTTTTTGCCATCGATTCTTTCTTCGGCAGTCTCATGCAAAGAATGACCGTAGG ATCATTGCTACAGTGTGCATGTTTCTTGCTGGGAAGGTTGAAGAAACTCCTCGCCCTCTAAAAGATGTTATTCTTGTTTCATATGAAATTATACACAAGAAGGATCCTGCAGCTGTTCAGAGGATCAAACAAAAG GAAGTGTATGAACAGCAGAAGGAATTAATTTTACTTGGAGAGAGGGTTGTTCTTGCAACTCTTGCTTTTGATTTTAATATGCACCATCCTTATAAACCTCTTGTTGAGGCAATAAAGAAATTCAAAGTTGCTCAGAATGCCCTTGCTCAAGTTGCATGGAATTTTGTTAATGATGG ATTAAGGACATCTCTTTGCCTGCAATTTAATCCCCATCACATTGCAGCTGGAGCCATATTCCTTGCTGCAAAGTTCCTCAAAGTAAAGCTCCCATCCGATGGGGATAAGGTTTGGTGGCAAGAGTTTGATGTCACTCCCCGCCAGTTGGAGG AAGTTAGTAATCAAATGTTGGAGCTATATGAACAAAATCGAACAGCGCCATCAAATAATGTTGAAGGAACTGCAGGAGGTGGCAATCAAAAAGCTTCAACATTCAAGGATGAAGCTGCAACCACAAACAGTAATTTGTATACCGGAGCCCCAATTACAAGATATGAAACATCAAAACCTACAATATctaaaatttttattgattcgaCTCCTAATCATGTTGTGCACCCTGTAAGCGGTCACGGTAAACATGGCTTTTATGGGAGCACAGAAACAAAACTCAGGGCAGAAGATGATGCTAAAGGCATTTTTCATCTCAAGCAGGAACCTGCACCACATAAAGAAAACTTGCAGGAAGCTCAGGAGATGGTGAGATCTCAATCAGGTTCTGGTAAAGAGCAAAAAATCAATGTTCAGAGTGGTGACCTAAAtcacagagatgctgtattcacCCGGCCACCGCAGGAAGCTATCATAAAAATTGACAGAGACAAGGTAAAAGCTGCCTTAGAGAAGCGCAAGAAAGCATCTGATCGTATAACTAAAAGAACTGAGATAATGGATGAAGATGATCTGATTGAGAGAGAAATTGAAGATGGAATTGAACTGGCTTCTTCTCAGACTGAGAAGAATAAACAGGATAAGGTTCAACAGGATAAGGTTCGAAACTGGTCTAAAGCCTTAGACAGATCAGATTATGAGAATATGCAGCATGGAAAGCAACCAGATCATGCAGAAGAGCATCTTCAAGGGCTTAAGGTTCTGCCATCATGTGAAACAGATCGAGGTGCGGTAGAGGAAGGGGAGGTTTCGTCATTTCATTGCATTGACTTTGGGGTTCAATCACCCAAGTCAAGCAACAACAAGAGAAAAGCAGGGAGCTCACCCAACAAAGAAAGGGAAGGGAAAAAATTGCATAATTATAGCTCTGAAACTCCCCATCATAGTCGCTTTGATCATATAGAAAATCGAAACAAGCTCAGCGGGTTGGGACATGCTGATAGGGACAGCAAAAGGCATGTACAGGAAAATCACATTTGA